In Hippoglossus stenolepis isolate QCI-W04-F060 chromosome 13, HSTE1.2, whole genome shotgun sequence, a single genomic region encodes these proteins:
- the LOC118120069 gene encoding SH3 domain-binding protein 4 has protein sequence MAAHRIRATAINNTSLPRCKSEGTLVDLSDGVSEATLTDVKVPSPSALRLDATASFGAAREVVAIKDYCPSSFTTLKFSKGDRLYVLDSSGAEWWYAHNNTEMGYIPAAYVEPINYRDSSFSDSGMIDTVGDFNEEAAKELDLLGEWSGVILKPTTFQNGNPFAATHTSTNPFLNGGPQTSLDQNSNEKSVDLLLFDSLAPSVPNSTSSTADIIGFGSGVFNSNPLSPTGGSGQTLRRDNPFFRSKRSYSLSELSILQAQSDSPPVSGGFFGGLKAPAPEQFQSREDFRTAWLSHRKLARSCHDLDSLGQSPGWGQTQPVETNIVCRLDSSGGAVQLPDTNISIHIPEGHVAPGDTQQISIKALLDPPLELNNDRCTTVSPVVEIKLSNMETKTTVTLEMKVSVVVKMESRETTEVLCVRSDCKEGPYSAIPQAYMYGDTVQVCLDNLEPSMYVCVVAQSQSLSPDSTVWEHVVKKITLGVYGPKHIHPSFKTVVAMFGHDCAPKSLLVSDAGKPAQSAPPVALQLWGKHQFVLSRPQDLRVGVYSNMANYEVKASDQARVVRGFQVKLGKVSRLVYIIASRNSEDISDFTLRIQVKDDQDCILGQFCVQTPTPPPKAGPKTSVQRRFLKKKEVGKIVLSPLAVATKYPVFQDRRINNLKFGKLIKTVIRQTKNQYLLEYKKGDFVALLSEEKIKLKGQLWTKEWYIGYYQGRTGFVHAKNVLVVGKVKPIYFSGPDLTTAILLEQTLKPCKFLTYIYASVRTILMENIGNWRAFADALGYVNLPLTHFCRAELDSEPERVASVLEKLKEDCNNTECKERKSFQKELLTALLKMDCQGLVARLVMDFVLLTTAVELAGRWREVAEKLAKVSRQQMDAYEAPHRDKNGVVDSEAMWKPAYDFLVTWAAQIGDSYRDVIQELHMGLDKMKNPITKRWKHLTGTLILVNCLDALRSSAFSPAAQEDCAI, from the exons CATCAACAACACTTCCCTCCCACGCTGCAAGTCCGAGGGGACGCTCGTCGACCTCAGCGATGGCGTCTCGGAAGCTACGCTCACCGACGTCAAAG TGCCTTCTCCCAGTGCCTTACGACTGGACGCGACTGCCTCCTTCGGGGCCGCCAGGGAAGTTGTTGCCATAAAGGACTACTGCCCATCCAGCTTCACCACCCTGAAGTTCTCTAAAGGCGACCGCCTCTACGTCCTGGACTCGTCGGGAGCAGAGTGGTGGTACGCCCACAACAACACGGAGATGGGCTACATCCCTGCTGCTTACGTGGAACCCATCAACTACAGAGACTCGTCCTTCAGCGACAGTGGGATGATTGACACTGTGGGAGATTTTAACGAGGAGGCGGCCAAAGAACTGGACCTGCTGGGAGAGTGGTCGGGGGTGATCCTGAAACCAACCACCTTCCAAAATGGAAATCCTTTTGCAGCAACTCATACCTCTACGAACCCTTTCCTGAACGGAGGTCCTCAGACCTCACTGGATCAGAACAGTAATGAGAAATCAGTGGACCTTCTTCTGTTTGACTCGCTCGCTCCATCAGTGCCCAACTCCACCAGCAGCACTGCCGACATCATTGGTTTTGGCAGTGGCGTATTTAACTCCAACCCACTCAGTCCCACTGGGGGCTCGGGGCAAACGTTGCGCAGGGACAACCCGTTCTTTCGAAGCAAGCGGTCCTACAGTCTGTCTGAGCTGTCCATCCTGCAGGCTCAGTCCGACTCCCCTCCGGTCTCTGGGGGTTTCTTCGGAGGCCTGAAAGCACCAGCGCCGGAGCAGTTCCAGAGCCGGGAGGATTTCAGGACAGCGTGGCTCAGCCACCGCAAGCTGGCCAGGTCCTGCCATGACTTGGACTCACTGGGTCAGAGCCCAGGCTGGGGCCAAACGCAACCGGTGGAAACCAACATCGTCTGTCGCCTGGACAGCTCAGGAGGCGCCGTCCAGCTTCCAGACACCAACATCAGCATCCACATCCCCGAGGGCCACGTGGCCCCTGGGGACACTCAGCAGATCTCAATCAAAGCTCTGCTCGACCCGCCGCTGGAGCTGAACAATGACCGCTGCACCACCGTCAGCCCTGTGGTGGAGATCAAACTCAGCAACATGGAGACCAAAACCACCGTCACCCTGGAGATGAAAGTTTCCGTCGTGGTGAAGATGGAGAGCAGGGAGACGACAGAAGTCTTGTGTGTCAGGAGCGATTGTAAAGAGGGACCTTACTCTGCCATCCCTCAGGCCTACATGTACGGGGACACAGTTCAGGTGTGTCTCGATAACCTGGAGCCGAGCATGTACGTGTGCGTTGTGGCTCAGTCCCAGTCTTTATCTCCTGACTCCACGGTTTGGGAGCATGTGGTTAAGAAGATCACCTTAGGAGTGTACGGCCCCAAACATATTCACCCGTCCTTCAAAACAGTCGTAGCTATGTTTGGCCATGATTGTGCCCCAAAGTCTCTGTTGGTGAGTGACGCCGGCAAGCCGGCGCAGTCTGCTCCGCCCGTAGCGCTGCAGCTCTGGGGTAAACACCAGTTTGTCTTGTCCAGACCGCAGGACCTCCGTGTTGGCGTTTACTCCAACATGGCCAACTACGAGGTAAAGGCCAGTGATCAGGCCAGAGTGGTCCGGGGCTTCCAGGTCAAACTGGGCAAAGTCAGCAGGCTCGTCTATATCATCGCTTCACGCAACAGTGAAGACATCTCTGATTTTACCTTAAGAATCCAGGTCAAAGACGACCAAGATTGTATCCTGGGTCAGTTTTGTGTCCAGACACCGACTCCGCCACCCAAAGCAGGTCCAAAGACATCAGTGCAGCGGCGCTTCCTGAAGAAGAAGGAAGTCGGCAAGATAGTTTTGTCTCCTCTTGCTGTTGCCACCAAATACCCGGTTTTCCAGGACAGGAGAATAAACAACCTGAAGTTTGGAAAATTAATCAAAACTGTGATCCGACAAACAAAGAACCAGTACCTGCTGGAGTACAAGAAAGGAGACTTTGTGGCTCTGTTGAGTGAAGAGAAGATCAAGCTGAAGGGTCAGCTGTGGACAAAAGAATGGTACATTGGATATTATCAGGGCCGAACAGGATTCGTCCACGCAAAGAACGTGTTAGTGGTTGGCAAAGTGAAACCCATTTACTTCAGTGGGCCAGATCTCACCACCGCAATACTCCTGGAGCAAACACTGAAGCCCTGCAAGTTCCTCACGTACATCTACGCCTCTGTGAGAACGATACTCATGGAGAATATCGGCAACTGGCGAGCGTTCGCGGACGCCCTTGGATATGTCAACCTGCCGCTGACACACTTCTGCCGTGCGGAGCTGGACAGCGAACCTGAGCGAGTGGCATCGGTGCTGGAGAAGCTGAAGGAGGACTGCAACAACACAGAGTGCAAAGAGAGGAAGTCCTTCCAGAAAGAACTCCTGACG GCTCTGTTGAAGATGGACTGTCAGGGTCTCGTTGCTCGACTCGTCATGGACTTTGTTCTCCTGACCACGGCCGTGGAGTTGGCCGGGCGCTGGAGGGAGGTGGCCGAGAAGCTCGCTAAGGTTTCACGTCAGCAGATGGACGCTTACGAGGCGCCGCACCGGGACAAGAACGGGGTGGTGGACAGTGAG GCCATGTGGAAGCCGGCGTACGACTTCCTGGTCACGTGGGCGGCTCAGATCGGCGACAGCTACAGGGACGTGATCCAGGAGCTGCACATGGGCCTGGACAAGATGAAGAACCCCATCACCAAACGCTGGAAGCACCTGACGGGCACGCTCATTCTGGTCAACTGCCTGGACGCCCTGCGGAGCTCCGCCTTCAGCCCTGCCGCTCAGGAAGACTGCGCCATCTGA